The stretch of DNA ACACCAGTCCATTGCTTCAAACTGTCCCAAACAGACTGAGCAAATGGGCATTTGAAGAAGAGATGTCTGTGGGAGTGGGACTCAGTTGCACTCAAGTCATGCATAAAGCACATCTGTTAACTAGGACCATCCCCGGCCTAACCATTAGCTTATCAATTGTAGCTAGTTTGTGTATGACCTTATGTTTAGGAACAGTTGCCTGAACCAATTGCATGTGTGGATTTATCCGATTCAATGTTTGTCACTTATATAAAGTAGATCGATGTCCTATTTCCAATAATTTCAAATAATGATATATCATTTCAAAACTAACTTAAACAAATATTTGACATGTGTTTTAAACTTGTACAGTTGTCCCTAACAATTAGGTCGtacaaaaaaataaagaaaaaaagaaaaacaagtgCAAAAAGTGTAGAATTAGGTTCTGAGACTCAGGATAGTTGGAACAAGGGAAGCTTTGATAGGCACTACTAACGCACAACCACGAcctatacttcctccattcaactccaaactaCCAATTTGGTTTTTGCATACTATTCACAAATGAATCTTCAATtgcaattttctctcaatatataagtgaaaatatattcttgtgggatcttatttgattcgtctttacgagtacattaaaaatatgtaacttttataatttttgcatatacgtagctaatgatatttacCGCGCAAAAcatgcgttgacaaacgtgaaaagtgtactatggtagtttggagttgaatggaggaagtattaagtaccagtccgtcttgcttcagaccgccttatttcagaccgcaataagacctctcacaaatgAGAAGCACATAGGTGGTCCTAccacccatgtgcttcccactcacaccctaaatgagttttttgtgagaggaaatggtatccgtctgacaATTTCAGACGGATATGGCGGTCTGAAATAAAAATTTGTGATTAAGTACGGAGTGGTTCGTATAGGGTAAATGTTAAAGTGTGAAACCAGAGTGTCATTTGTGGAATTTTAAGTCACTAAATTCTGTCAGACATTGCTCTGTACTTTGTGGAATTTCTTGTCCTTCCTTCAACCTagtctttctttttcttccttgtGCCACTGCCATGCTGTGGTGTACTGGTGTGTATGGGTCTTCCTCTCAacgacgggtcggagcaagtgacggataatgccactcacaaaacgaataggggggacaaggtgggggcacccccatgtgcttccctctctcctctatttgagccatttgtgaggaaaaatggtatccgtcactccaaagtgacgggtacgtgccgtcacaaatgagattttgtgtcctCTCAATTAAGCCTATCCCCATTTTACGGACTACTTGGTAATTGCCATATTGGAGTTTTCTTTCGTGATCATATACTCGAGATAGGTTGACATTGTTTAATTTCCAAAACATGAATTCGTctatgaataaattaaataactaataagtTGTATATGACACGACTCAAAGTAAAACGTTTACACTTTATtctatataaaatacggggtatcaTTCAAAATTATTATACGGAGTAGTTTTCATCTTAGTAAACAATAAACAAGTAATTGAATCTATAAGTAACTCGCTAATCGAAACAACTAAAATTATGATTCATACTCGtattaatcaatcaaaattaTTTTAGGAGtaggttttattttattgttgctcTAAGTAGAAAGTAGAGGTGTACATTTGAGCAGCACAGAATTGGTAAGGATCATACTAGCATGCAAGAATTTGCGGGGTAATAACTTGCTGTCCACCAAAGTGATTTAGAGTCATATGATGGTTCTGACAAAAACCCTTTGAGGGCGGACCTCACTCATTCTTCGGAATCATTACAGCAAGCAAGTCGCAAGTGCTACTGCAACGCACATGTAAAGTTGATAAAGACTTATTACAGGTGTCTACCTCTCTTTCTTATTCTTAGAGTAATGTTTACAGTTTCTTATATTGGAAATTTATGTTTTAGGGGTCACTTCTCTTTCATTTATTCTTAGATTAAATTCTTGTGTGTGCCATTTTGGAAAATTTGGCTTTAATGCGGATTTAGAAGGTTATCAGGGGCGCTTGCCTTTGCTGGATattggaaaaatttgaatttcgtagttacattttttttttgatttttttcgagGTTTACTTTATAGTATCATTCACCAGTTCACCCTTGTTAGAATTTTTCACCTCCCTAACTGCAAATCCTAGCTCCGCTAGACCGCCACGACATCTCTGCATGTACGTGATGTGCATTACGTTGGTCGTTGCCCGTTGGTCATGTTAAGTATATATGAGGGTTGAGTGGGGAAAAATATGTTTTCAGTTTTTGTTATTTAGACTCGAGTGTAGTTAGGAATGATCCTTGATTTATAACCGCACCAATTCACCAAACGAAGAAAATATTAGCTGTCGAGATTAACACGTATTTAAGAGTAATGAGGACACGAAAATCCTTTGATTTACAACGGTACCAAATGAATAGAAAAGACCAAGTGTCGAAATTAAACTTTGTGAGTAATAAAGACAATAAATCCTTTGATTCATAAATCTCCAGACGAATAAAAATAGATGAAAGTATCAAAACTAAAACTTGTACTAAAATTTCATGTTGAAGAGAATTATAACCTCCTATTAAAGAGCATCACTGAATCATTTGAAGAGAATTGCATATGAATTGGTTATACAGCTGAAGGATAAAATTTTGTCAAAGTGAACAATGACATTCATCAAAGTAAACCATTTATTTAATATTAATGCATATGCGTAACTAACATCTGTAATCTTGTTGACAAATAAAAACAACTTTGTACtaccaccaaattaattaaaacatctTCAATTCTTCCTGTTAAAAAGTAATAACCATATTCAACTGTCATACGCGCTTGGTTTGTTGCTCTACGTAATTTTTCAGAGAAAGAGATACAGTTCGATGtgaattaaaaaattaaaaaataataacaCGCCCACCGTGGGGCTCGAACCCACGACCACAAGGTTAAGAGCCTTGCGCTCTACCAACTGAGCTAGACGGGCTGTTTGCTTGTTTTGTTACATTAAAATTTAAAACGGTTACTAAGTTTGAAACAGAAGAAAAAGGAAAGGGCGAATAGCAGTATAGCACCATGGCACCACAATTGTTTCGCCGTAATTCTCTCAACGTCTTTTGTCCTTTTTTCGTCACCAACCATCCCATTTTCTTTGCCGACGATCAAATGATCAATTTCCCAGTTTCTTACTCTGGAAATCATTCAAATGACACGTTTCTTGCCTTTTTTTTTCTATTCAATTTCATTGCTTATAGTATACGAGAGTTCTTTTTGGTGTTTATCAGAGTACCTCTATCGACAGTTAAGACGGTATTCTTTGAGATAGTGAGATACTGAAGGCAATTGAATGGGATCCTTCTCGACTTTGGTTTTCACCTTCGCAAGAGTTCCCTGACCACTTGGATATGAGAGATTTTGAATACTATGTTTGATTATTCAAATCGAACGTTACATTTTATTCTACTCCGTCATATTTGTTTTATTTCATGTTCACCTCTATATGGGTCGACTGTGCTAGATTGTTTGACTGTTTTACTTTTGATACTAGGAAGATTTTAACCGTTCTCTGGCGCATGAACTTGCTCATTTGGGCTCGTTGCATTTAGGGGGACGAATTTGGGGTAATACGGAGTATGAGATAACCCACTTtgggatttcaaaaaaaaaaaaaaataagacaaTTGGCTGCAGTTTTATTATGCTGTATAGTACTATAAGAGTAATAGTTAATCGAATACACAATTTTCATTATCGGTCATCAACAAAAGTCGTGGGAGTGCTACTGAACCCTTTTAACTCGCCGCAGATAGGATCCAAGCACTGGGTTATGTTGCTGTTATGTACGTACAAATTGAGAGCGAATTGAAACGATTAGGTTGAAGTTTTAAGTACAGGATACGTTTCTTGTCAGTAAGCTCAAGTTTCCCTTTAGTTATGTTGATTATGTGCTTCTAGAAAAGGCATTCCATCTGAAATTTTGAATGTAGACAATTGGTTACATCTAACACATTTTCCTGATGCATGTATTCTATCTTCAGACTTCAGATGTGTAATAAGCACTGGGTTATGTTGCTGTACCCTAAGATTAGTTGATTCCAATTATATGCTTAACGAAAACATATGGGGTAGTTGTTTTCtcccttttattatgttttcgCTAAGCAATTGTCCACGCACACACAGTCTAAAACTAATATGACTGTGGAAAGGAAACAATAAGTTTATTTATACAGGAGCTTACAGTCTATAAGCGCCATCTACCATGAGGTCGGAGTCAATGGGGTGGCAAATATCTGATATGTTATTTGAGCCGTTTACATGTTTGCACGTGTTCTGAGTGAGACCACCCGTGACAGGTATCTGGATCCCCCATCTGATCTCCAATAGCTGGAGGGTTCAGTATTGTAAATAACAAAGGGGGAAAGGTCATTCGATAATCACACAATCACGATAATTGTGTGATGACGAAATCACCACTCCATACCTTTGTTATTTTGGGTACTAGAGAGACCATTCCGTGACACGTATAGCCGAAGGATTTAGTACCCATAATAACGAAGGGAAAGGGAGATTTGGTCATTGCACATTTGCACCGTTATCTCAACCCCTCTATACCTTTGTTATACTGGTACTGCATGGTCCAGTAATACCACACTACCAGTACCCAAAATAACAAAGGGAAAAGATGATTTGATTTGGTAATGCTATGAGGTCTTCTGGTGGTGCTTCTTGGTGAAATCTATTTGTTTGAACTTGGGTCTCTCGAAGTCCGATCTGAAAGTAATTGATTTCCCTAGATTATTCACGTCAAATACAATAGCCTTATATAGGAGATTAACTGATGAAGTTAGTTTTTTGTAGTGGACTAAAAACTTTATTATATGCTCCCAATATCATTTGCAAGTTCTAGTGGAACGTTTTTGATAGCTGCATTCATAAATACACTACTCCGTTATGATTTTTTTATCCTGTTGTTTAGTTTCTGCCAGTGGTTCTAATATGATCATTTGGGATTTCAGAAGCTGGAATGCTTGGCTGAAAACATAGGCTAGTAACTACGGTAACTAGCAATCATGTACAGCCGTAGCTTTGAGAAACTTGCTGCTAAGGCCTTAAGTAGACATATGTTGTACGTGTGAAAATTGAGGTAATAATATCGGTGGTTCATCTTATTCATGGGGGTATAACCTCTGACTAGATGTTGATCAAGCAAAGAGAGGCATTTAAGAATATCCGACATTTTTATTTTCCTCGAAATGGCATAGATACTATATACGGTGGATGTGGCCCTGTGGGCAAACATCACTTAGCTGGTGTTTCATTCTTTATGCCCTGGATTATTTCACCACATTTGGTAGTTGGTACGATTCCCATATCTGGATTATGTTAACCGACTTCAAATTATTTCGGAACTAAACTCAAGTGGCTGAGAATGATCGGCTCTCTTATGTATATGGCTATATGAGCAGCGGTGATGTAGATGGCCAATGATTGTTCTTCATATGAGACGATTAATTTTAATCGAGTGACTGTATTGTATTTGAAGTCTTGTAACATTCAAATAATCGAGAATCGAGAGAGACATAGTATCAAGGCAAGAATAAACATTAATCTTAATCAATTAAAATGATTTGCTACACTTATATTACAATGGAAGAATATCTATCTATATAACATGTAATGAAATACAGTAGGAAAAGAATAACGAATCAAATAGATACATAATAACAAATTTTACACTAGCAAAAATAGGCAGAGTACTCTGAACCCTAAAACTTAGAGGCAGTACATTCTTTAGGAAGACCCTGAGGAAACCTTTGAAAATCAGTACAATAGTTGTAAATCATATAGTTCTTCTGAACCCACTGCATTCTCTTATAGCTCGTAGCGTCAAGCTGTTGGTTCATCCAGGTCGCACCACGGCAAGAAGACTTACCCCTGGCCCAAACACACGCATCCGCGTTGTAGTTCCTGTATGCAGCTGTAAATGGGGCCTTGCTCCAATCTGTCTTGACTCGCCCGCCTTGGGTGGCCCAGTCTTCGGCGTCCCATAGACTTGAATATACCCTCATTGGCTGTTTGTTTGGGAATGCTACTCCTATTGATTCCCTGTTCTTGAACTCTCTAATGGGTGTTCTGTCCACTGAAAATCTGATACCATATAATGACATACGTCAGATATTTTATTCACAATTTCTCATATATGACGGTCTCATGATAACATTTTTCAGTAGCCCAATTGTaacgagaaaaaggaacatatatgtattctttttgagcttattacctcaaatttatttgtttttaagcatgtgtattttttttttttttttgaacatattcaagtttataagttagatttttattttttttttccgcaaaactcaaatttaactaaacttatttgtaatgtttttgagttttatcgTAATTTTTTAGAacttaatgtttaagtgaataaactcagaaactttataataaaactaatacggagtaatttttaaaacaaaactcaaaaactttattataatgctcagaaactatagAATTGGAGGTAATGCATCAGacgtataatccacttactgcaaTTGTAACTATGTGAAGTGAGTACTTACATGATGCTTTGAGGATTCCAGAGGATGGAGTAGGTGTGGAAGTCAGCAGTGGGGTCAAACCAGAGACGGAATTGTTGTTCCCGGCCACCTTTGCCTTGGCTGAATACGTTGGTGTGTAGAGTGTAAGGCTGACCGGTAACATTGCCTAGGAATTCCATGTCTATCTCGTCATGTGTAGGTCCTTGGGATGATAACTGTAATTTAACGAAGAATTAGACAAATAATATCGTATAAAATTGTATTATGAAACTGTTGGTTAAGTGGACTTACATAATAGGTAGTGACGGTTCCAGCAGAGTTGCCAGGAACGAGTTTAAGTTGCATATCGATCTTTCCAAAGAGGTATTGGCTCTTGGACTGTAAACCGGACCCAGAGGTCTTGTCTAGGGACAATGTCAGAAGCTGACCGTTGTTAAGGATCTTGCCACGACCATCGCCCCAAGTGACGTCTATATTTCTATAGAGATCGGCTACACCAAAAGCCGCGGAAATCATACAAGCAAGTACTACAATAACAATGATTAAGGATGGAGTAGCAAGTTTAGCCATATTGATATGGTTTTTAAGTGTATATGTTAAGAAGTTTGTTTTAATTTGATGGTTTGATATATTGTGTGCATGAAATGGAAGTATTTATAGGGCGAAAGGCGGCTAGTGATTACTGAAGTAACCACTGTATGCGAAAAAAAGTGAAAGGAAGTATGGAAGAAGATTCAAAATAGTGAACGTGAAACAGCTGGTGTATTAGGAGCTGACCACAAATAGTTTGTTATGTACTCATAATCTATGACCTCACACGGCAAGTGTGCCCAAAGTAAAAAGGGAAGGTGCCTTTCAACTTTAGTAGGTGGCTTTTGAGGACGGGTACTTTGCATTATTATGTTTCTTTGGCACTATTACTATAGTTATAGCTGATTCCGTTTTTCGTGACGGTTTTTCTAACATATGTCCTAAGAGGGATTGAATAAGAAAGTTTGACGATAAATATAGCATTGGAACTCCAATTTTATATCTTAAAATATTTCAGTTGAGGCATTTAACATGCGTCATTTCTCGTTAGGAGGGTATATGTTAAAAAAATCGATAAAAAGTAACTAATAGTGAAAATGAAACGATGGGTGCCTTTGCAAGTTTGCAAGTGGGGGTAACTAAATGAGCACCTGCCTTTTTTGGGGAAGTGGCCAAGTTATGGTTACTGGCAGAGTTGGATGTCATGCACTGAGGAAGGTTTCACCCCAATTGTTTATGACAATTTGTAGGAGTATAGTCGTAGTTTTCACGGGTGGATACACATAGATAAGATAAATTAATTAAGGTCTAGTTTTTTTCGGCTTAATTTCAACACTTATTCAACTCATTTTAGTTAGCTCAATTCAGCTTAACTTATTTCAGTTCTATTCATCTCggcaaatttcaattcaatttaacTCAATTCAGTTCAACTTTATTCAACCCAAAAAATAGGGCGTAAGTCGGTTGTATCTTTATCTACATTCAGTTTAACTTGATTTTGAATGTTCACTCTCCTGCAATACCAATAGAAAAAGTTTTCTTTTATTGTGAAAAAAGAGTTATAAAGACGATTTTAATGCTGATGGAGTTTACTTATATCATAAGCACCACCTTTTATAACTATGATTTTACCAAACTATACTAGTTGGAATATGCACTTATAGAAATATTGTGAAAGAGTAGCACTCACACACTCCATATCACTTGATAGCTCCATCTCATTTTCCAATTTAATTTAACCGTCCGAAAATAAATATGGGTTGTTTGGAATAAGACGAATGTACTACCTAAAAAAGTCACGTTTTCATCTAAAATTCGGAGGACATAGTTGTAAAGCAACCAATAactaaaaaaacaaaacaaaaatcatgcaaagatgaacaataatgtaGATTAAGATAAGAAGAATGTCATTCCAATGAATGAATGATGTTATTTCTCAGGTCACCCGTGAACCTTTTACCCAGCAACTTGAATTCTACAGTTTGTAACACAATCATCTCCAGCTTTTAAAGCCAAAATGTGAGAGTAACATATTAACATGTGGTAGTAAGCATTTACAAAATCATTTAAGAGAGATTTTCATAAAATGTTCTTTCTGTTCCAAGTCTTGGCAGGGAAACCTTGATAACACGGCAACTTGCTATAAGACAAAATTGTTATCCTAGTTTGCTTCTTGTATATGCACCCGTGCAACTGTCTTCTCACATTAATGATCCGCTTtgtcaataaaaaaaaaaaaaaattagtcttGTTATAGAAGGGTATATCCGTCTATTGCTATAAACGGGTCAAATATAATGAAAGTTGTGACATTTTTTGCCTCCACCACCTCATTTGTTATTTGTCTTATTAGAAAAGTGGCATTGTATTTGGTCCGTctttcattatagacggatagtgtccgtctataatgagaatttatgTAAAAAATATGAGTCAACTTATTTCAGTTTAGTTCAACTCGATTTATTTTAATTTGGCTTAGTATAAtttctgttccgggtgtaattccagagcaagtatcgttaccacccgtgacttgtagaatgatgtcttgagttggatccctcgtctctatcgttcctctcggcctctcccgcaacaatgaacgaactgagggcttggctttgtgccaagcgtacgtCTTTCACTCAACGCTCAAGTCGATGTAAACTTAGAggataagttgttattacttggctaaggatgtattatagggagataaggaagatattaccagatgaatagtgattcttaggttaatttatgggtcctttcctcaatgaaggttgaggagtatttatagactttcaccttttgtcacgtagtggccaagtggctagcaggtggaaagaccgttctaccctcggccgatggacccgtGGCGGCCTACgaggtcttggatatgagtacgcggatatgtgtccctatTTGGTCGTTGACAAAGAGACcccagtgacagccgatgggttgcatcggctagactatctaagtcgttgactttctttgtggatatccttgaccttgctcaatatgtcaACTTGGTCgtggtgcgaatatgccccatcaatttgccccagcgtagtctatcatcgtggtatgggctccgatgt from Silene latifolia isolate original U9 population chromosome 10, ASM4854445v1, whole genome shotgun sequence encodes:
- the LOC141605329 gene encoding xyloglucan endotransglucosylase/hydrolase protein 22-like translates to MAKLATPSLIIVIVVLACMISAAFGVADLYRNIDVTWGDGRGKILNNGQLLTLSLDKTSGSGLQSKSQYLFGKIDMQLKLVPGNSAGTVTTYYLSSQGPTHDEIDMEFLGNVTGQPYTLHTNVFSQGKGGREQQFRLWFDPTADFHTYSILWNPQSIIFSVDRTPIREFKNRESIGVAFPNKQPMRVYSSLWDAEDWATQGGRVKTDWSKAPFTAAYRNYNADACVWARGKSSCRGATWMNQQLDATSYKRMQWVQKNYMIYNYCTDFQRFPQGLPKECTASKF